One Helianthus annuus cultivar XRQ/B chromosome 7, HanXRQr2.0-SUNRISE, whole genome shotgun sequence genomic region harbors:
- the LOC110889695 gene encoding probable aquaporin PIP2-5, giving the protein MTKDDSGSSPAKDYHDPPSVPLMDPHELTKWSFYRALIAEFIATFLFLYITVLTVIGYKSTTDPAALNADQCGGVGILGIAWAFGGMIFVLVYCTAGISGGHINPAVTFGLFLARKVSLIRAIMYMVAQCLGAICGVGLVKAFNKSLYNRYGGGANELAAGYSKGTGLGAEIIGTFVLVYTVFSATDPKRSARDSHIPVLAPLPIGFAVFMVHLATIPITGTGINPARSLGAAVIYGKEKAWDDQWIFWVGPLVGATIAAFYHQFILRAGAVKAFASFRSSTHV; this is encoded by the exons ATGACAAAAGATGATTCTGGTTCCTCCCCCGCCAAGGACTACCATGATCCGCCATCGGTACCATTGATGGACCCCCATGAGCTCACAAAATGGTCTTTTTATAGAGCATTGATAGCTGAGTTTATTGCTACATTTTTGTTTCTTTATATTAcggtgttgactgttattggctACAAGAGCACTACTGACCCTGCTGCGTTGAATGCTGACCAGTGCGGTGGTGTTGGTATTCTTGGTATTGCTTGGGCTTTTGGTGGCATGATCTTTGTGCTTGTTTACTGCACCGCTGGTATCTCTG GAGGTCACATTAACCCAGCGGTGACGTTTGGTTTATTCCTGGCTCGTAAAGTGTCATTGATCCGAGCCATCATGTACATGGTGGCTCAATGTTTAGGAGCCATTTGTGGTGTGGGCTTAGTCAAGGCTTTCAACAAAAGCCTCTACAACCGGTACGGTGGAGGAGCCAACGAACTAGCCGCTGGCTACTCCAAAGGCACTGGACTGGGTGCCGAAATCATCGGCACTTTCGTCCTCGTCTACACCGTCTTCTCCGCCACCGATCCCAAGAGGAGTGCCCGAGACTCGCATATTCCT GTTTTGGCGCCTCTTCCGATTGGGTTCGCGGTGTTCATGGTGCACCTTGCCACTATTCCGATCACTGGAACCGGTATTAACCCTGCTCGGAGTCTTGGAGCCGCGGTCATCTACGGCAAGGAGAAAGCTTGGGATGATCAG TGGATATTCTGGGTGGGACCGTTGGTGGGTGCAACGATTGCAGCCTTCTACCACCAGTTTATATTGAGAGCTGGTGCTGTCAAAGCTTTTGCTTCATTCAGAAGCAGCACTCATGTTTGA